The nucleotide sequence CGGCAGCGGCAACCGCGACATCGACGTGAACCAGTCCGGTTCGGCACCCCACCGGCTCGATCTCAACACCGACAGCGGAAGCGTCAAGGTCCAAGCGGCCTGACGGAATTCATCGGGGGAAACACTTTCTCATGGGTAACAAGGAAAAGCGCGTCCTCGGCGCGCTCGCTCTCGGCGCGCTGACCGCCTTCGGGATCGTCGGCTGCACAGGCGAAAGCCACGAGAAGCTGAGTGACGGCGCGCCCGTCACCGAGCAGGTCACCGCGATTCGGGTGGACGTCCCGGTCGGCGCGGTCACGCTCCGGGTGGAGGACGGCGCGCCCGTCTCGCTGCGCCGCGAAGTGACGTACACCGGCAAGAATCCCGGCAAGACCCACAGCGTCGAGAACGGCACGCTGGTCCTCGGCGGCTGCCAGCAGTGCGGCGTGGACTACGACGTCGTGGTGCCGCGCGAGCTGGCGGTCTCCGGGTTCATCGGCACCGGCAAGGTCACGCTCGCGCGTGCGGCTTCGGTCGACTTGAAGGGCGACGTCGGTGACTTCCAGGTGCTGAACACGTCGGGGCCGGTGAACCTGCGCACCGGCACCGGCGACATCGAGGTCGGTCTCGCGAAGCCCGGCGCGGTCACCGCGAACGCGGAGGTGGGGAAGGTCGTCGTGTCCGTCCCTGACGGCGCGTACCAGGTCCGCGCCAAGACGGACACGGGCAAGGTCGAGACCGGTGGCGTCCGGCAGGACCAGGCATCCGCGAACGTCCTGGACCTCCAGGCCGGCACCGGCTCGATCACGGTGAAGCCCGTATGAAGACGCTCGCCGCGATCACCGCGCTGACCTTGCTGCCGCTTTCCGCGCCGCCCGCGTCCGCCGCGTCCGGGATCGACTGGAAGCCGTGCGCCACCGAGTACGCGCCGACGCTGGAATGCGCGAGCCTGCCGGTGAGCGACGGC is from Amycolatopsis lurida and encodes:
- a CDS encoding DUF4097 family beta strand repeat-containing protein → MGNKEKRVLGALALGALTAFGIVGCTGESHEKLSDGAPVTEQVTAIRVDVPVGAVTLRVEDGAPVSLRREVTYTGKNPGKTHSVENGTLVLGGCQQCGVDYDVVVPRELAVSGFIGTGKVTLARAASVDLKGDVGDFQVLNTSGPVNLRTGTGDIEVGLAKPGAVTANAEVGKVVVSVPDGAYQVRAKTDTGKVETGGVRQDQASANVLDLQAGTGSITVKPV